The genomic DNA AGGGATGCATGTTATGAGCCCCGCAGACGACGGGTCTGATCATCTTCCATCAGACGTTGTGTGAGTTTAAGTTCCCATAATGTCCCCAATAGTGCAGCTGATTAATAGGTGTGTCCAGCCACGCACTAATGTATATACTTTGGGAGGACCCCACCGCTCGTACGTACACTTTTTACCTCCAGCTGGAATGTAACCGGACCCATTGATTTCAGAGTCGCTTGTTGACGAATGGGGCAACCAGCAAGTTTCGCCCATCAAATCGCAAGTTGATCACGAAATATTCTCTAGTTTATTGGACCGCGAGCCCGTCGAACCACGGCTATGGAAAACCATAACATGCCCTGTTCTCATCCTACATGGAGGTAAATGTTTGCAATGGCATTTCAGACCAAACTCATGGCTAATACCCAATTTCCCTTTAGAGAAAGACGTGCCATACCCACCCGAAGTTGCCCATGATCACTACGCGGCACTACCGAATGCAGCGAGAGCTTCATATAATCCCGGATGCACCTCACTTCTTATCGTGGACGCATCCAGCCATTGTCAATGACTTACTGCAAATTTCCTTGATCGTGTTACGGGAGTCGACAGTCGCCGAGCTGCGACCATGCCGATAGCTAGAGACGCCACAACACCAACCCAGCGGGACTATCCTCCTTTCTCTTCCTTGGATGGCGAGCCTCTGATCCCGGGTCACCGAAGAAGAGGGGATTTTTGGCGCGAGTAGGATTAAAATCCAACTAGGATACTCGGTTAGGGTTAGCATTGTGATAGTAGTGTATTCATTTTATGGTAGTTGGTCTGGGGGTAACTCCAGCGCTTGGTTATCAGTTTCGGCATTTATTCCGTCTTACACACATATACCTGTACATTCAACCCGCGCGCATGTGGAGTTCAAGTGAATAATGTACGCTTATCGCGCCTCAATACAACTTATATATGCATCAGATACCCGTGAACCTGGACCTGATCGTATGCGCCACAATTACCACATAGCCACGTGACGCACGATGCTCGCAATCGCGTTTCCCGAAGCAGACTACCATCGGCCCTGGTACCTTTCTCCATCTGTTTGAATGCCCTTTCTCTCTCGAAAGTTCTGGAGATAttgtgctgctgctgcggGTTCAGGTCGCGCGCGCATTCATTCCGCTTCTTCAAGCCCAAACCTTGCTTCATCTGCGTACGTGAGAGCACAGGCACCATCCCCTGCCACACATGAACTCCTTCCGACTTGACCCGCCCCCAAAGAGAAGGACTCGAGGCGGCCCTGCGAGTTGACCAGGCTGGTGAAGTAGCAGCCAATTACATCTACATGGGGCAAATGGCAGTCCTGGGAAGTGACCGAAGGTGGGCGGCCTTATCCAAGTAAGTCCGAGTTGGCGGACGTCTCGTCAAACCTTGAAAGATTGATCTCCATTAAACCCCAACAACCTCCCCCCTTGTGAACACAGAACATGTGGGATCAAGAACGTCATCTTTCAGTCATGAACGCGCTCCAAGCTCAACACCGAGTGAAGCCGACGATCCTACACCCGCTAGCACAAGTCGGTGGTGAGTCTGGGTGCCGTAACTGCTTTAATGGGTAGGGAAGCCGCGATGGCCTGCACTGAGGCCGTAGAAACGGTTATTGGAGAACACTATGATGAGTAAGTAATTTCCACGTTCCTGAGTATAATCCTCAGCCACAATCATCAAAGTCAACTCGCAGACTTGATGGATTGAAAACCAAACATCCGAGTATCCCATTGCTCAAGTCTGTCATCGAAGAATTCCGTGATGATGAACTAGAACACTTGGATACTGCGGTAGAGCATCATTCACAGCGGGCTCCAGCTCATGCATTGTTAACTGCTGTGGTTGAAGCAGGGTGCAAGGTGGCCATTGAGTTTGCAAAAAAGTGTAAAAGGTTTAATATACCAAGGGTCATCCCGCCGTTCTTGATTTCTCAATATATAGCGCCTTTGCACTGGATGATTTCGGTTAAAACGGGGTACTTCTCAAGCGCCATTTGTATTCGAAACTTTTTCAACCGGTGTATCGCCATAGAAAATCTTGCCAGTGAAAAACGGGATTAAACGAGAGAATGCATTACGAATGAGAGTACCAGATACAAAACCAGAATCAAATGTCCATTTCAGAACCAAAAGTCCGTCAACTTAAGAGCAATGGCTCCAAGGAGGACAGCAGCACCGCATTCCCCACTCAACGACGCGACCCAGGCAGCGTTGGTGCTGGTAGAAGCTGGGGCAGTTCCGGTTGCAGTACGAGAACCAGTGGCAGCACTGGAGCCCGAAGTAGAAGAGGAAGGAGCGCTCAAGGTGGCAGTGTCAACAGACGATGTGGGTTCTACACTCTGAGTAGCAGTCCCTTGCTCGACAGTAATGTAAGAGCCAGCAACAATACTGCCGAGACCAGCGCTCTTGACATACGCCTCAAAATCGAACTTCTCGATAGAGAGTTGGCGGCAGGAGTAGCCGGAGCAGCGAAGGTAGTGGGCTGTGCGAGAACAAGCAGCATGTAGCGATGAGCGCCAGACCCTTCTGCAGGGAAAGGGCCACCATAGGCAGTGATGTTGGTGCCCGCGCTAGTGTCGAGGGTCCAAGGAGCCGATGTTCCTGTAATTATACGGCTTTAGGGTCTGAAAGATAGGGACGAGCGCGACAAGGCTTACCGGTAGCCTTGACGCCATTGACAAGCCAGTGTCGGGTTTGGCCCTCGGCCTGGCTAGCACCGACATAGTCGGCGTCAATCATGGCAACGGTGTATGTACCGCTGGCAGTAACATCTGGAGATGTCGTGACCGGAGTCAGCGTGAGTTTGGGCTCAGGCTTGACAGCTAAGATTCAATGTATCAGACACTTCATCCTTCTTCAGGAAAACTATACACTCTACCATCGACAGTCTGGGGCTTTCCAGGGTCAATTGCGCGGACCCATAGGTCACTCCTAAAAGAGCTGTAGGACTGAAGGTCGGGAGAGGCCTGAAAAAATATTTTTAAACAGCCAAACGATGTTCGAATCACAAATGACCTACTCAGGGGTGAGCTTAGCATTCTTGAACTGAGCGATAATCGACTGCAGCTGAATAGCTTCGTTTTGAGCAAACGCGTAGGGGGCGACGGCCAGGGCAATGATTGCAGAAGTTTTGAAAAGCATCTTATGAATAGGTTGTGATTGAAGAAGAAGGATCGAAACTAGGGGTGTGTATGGAGAGAGATGAGAAAACACGATCACTTGGCGTTGCAACTTATAGCCCGTGGATCAGTCACACAGCCACCTTTACTCAACCGCCAAGAGTTTATGCCCAAATCACTCAGGATGGAGGTTTTCTACCCAGCCCTTGAGGTTGAGCGGTATAGTGAAGTGGTTAACACGGGAGGTTTAAGTCCATTGGCTGATTTCTCCTGCCGAAAGGCGTCGTGGGTTCGAACCCCACTGCCGCTATATTTTTGTGGCTCTGCACGCCTAGGAATCATATTGAATCTTTACCAAGAAGTATTAGATAAGTAGTATTTGGAACTTGTGTCACTTTGCATACTCTGTAGTACTTATGCGGGGTGTATTGCATTACTGCATCTGCCATTCTACCGTTATATCGAACTACAAAATGCTTACATGCTTATTGATTAAGGCCGAAGATTCATTCACACGTTTTGACTATTATTGAACTTAATTGTTCAAACTGAAGAGTCTAGCAGCAAATCCCCTCAAAACTATTGATTTCGAACCCCCGTACAAGCAGCAATAACATCAAATTAGCATCCAAAGCTACTCTCCACCCAAAAACGCGCCAATGGAGTCTTTTCCACCAGGAGCAGTCCGGACGCGACGCGTCGGTTTGAAGGGTTGCTGTAATAATCATCGTTAAAATCCAAGTACAATCCCATAAGGGAGGCAGCTCACCCCATCGCTATCAACCACCCCTCGATATTCGGGCTCCGGTGAGGCAGGAGTGGgtgcagcaggagcagcgGTAGGAGCAGCGGTAGTAGCCTTAGCAGAAGGTGCTGCCCACGAGGGAGGCTCATCACCATCTCCCAACTGGATGGACTGTACTCCCCCAGGTACTGTGCGAACGCGACGAGTAGGCTTCCAAGATGAGTCGCCTGGGTTTGACGAAGCGCTCTCGGCCTGGACTGGTGCGGCGCTTGTTTCTACCGGAATAGCTCCAGCGTTCGACGATTCGCCGGAGATGGTACCGAATTCGGCGTATCCTGCGGTACCGTTCAATCTCATTTGAAAACTCTTATAACAGTAAACTCACGTGGAAGTTTGGCAATTTGCGCAAAGTTGGTATCGACGGTTACCTATGCAAAATAAGGCGTTAGACCGCCTAATTATCGCGTAAAATAGCACTTACACCGACGTATCTGCCAACTCACGCCTTAGCGGATAATTGTGCAGGAAAACATATCACAGGAGACGCGAAACTCACTTCAAAAAGTCAATTAGCTGGCGTTTGGTAAACACAATCCTGGTGTCGTCCCAGTCCATGACTCCTGAAACCAGTATTCAGTAACTGACATACAAAGCCCAAAGGGGTCCACCAACCGAGTTTGTGGGGCcattccttttcctttgaaCGATCCACAACTTGAATAGGTGTAAATCTAGCGTGTATGGATGAGCATACATCAAGAGCGCTTTTTATGAACGTACTCAGGCATGATTGGTTTCAGTGATAAAGGGCCGTAGGCGATTAAACGTGTGTTGAACAGAGGTGCAAGCAGTGGGTTTATATACCAATGCACTAAGCCTCGTGGTAGTCAAGGCTTGTTTCAGTAGACAAGGGCTGAGTACTATATTCGGTCATGTGAGGTTATTTGGATCGTGTTTACTTCTGTTTACGTGAAATTCGATTAGACTTCCCTTTCCACCTTACCTACCACTCCTGAGCCAGGGCGCACGACTACATTCTCGACTGTCAATTGACCTCAACTTCTCTACTAGGTGCCAGGTCGATACCGACTTCAAAACCTCTGGGGAGGTACTGAGGACATAATTAAATTTCAAAATTCAACCAGTCGCCCGTTGACAAGTGTACAACTCACTAGCGATCATTCTCTTGCATATCATTTCTTTCGGGGTTTATAGACGGTCGACCAATACTCTCTCTTTCTCGTTTCTCATGACCAACGTATGTGCTGGCGGCTCTCACGTTATTATATAATGCTGATATCGTATATCTGTAGTAGCCGCACTGACTATCACTGGAAGCCCTATCACAGCAACTACGTTTATCTAAATACATTACCTATTAGGATGGATGCCTTGTTCGGCCGGCGGAAGAGCCGCCCCCGAGAGTCATCTGCATCGCAATCTGAGCTTAGCGAACGGTCTGTGCGCTATGAGAACACCACTCGGGACCGCCCGCCCTTACCCGTGGGGACTATGTCTCAAGCACTACGGACGTCTGGATCCTCCGGAATATCTGCCCCAACGCAAAACCCAGGCCTTACCTCTAACGGGACAGAGATGAACTTTACGCGCTCGCGCAGAAGATTAGATCTTTCCGAAGGAGAACGTCCCACTTCTCCCAGTCCTTCAAACATGTCCGGTTCCAGTTATGGATATGGGTTTGAATCCCCGAGGAGGACTCGTGATATGGATGCTACAATACGGGCAGGCGATAGGCGCAACACTGGCGCTAGTGCACCCGGTTCTGATTTTGGTCCTCCTATGTCGCCACCTGGATCCTCTCGTCACGGGGGTCATCGCCCGTCTTCATCTCTCACAATGAAAAGTGATACGTCGCGTACATCCCACTACAATACACAGCAAGCTGCCTCGACTCTCAGTTCCTTGCGACAGCTAAAATCCGATGATGGCTTTTACATGGATCGACCCTCTGATGACGTTATTCAATCTATGTTTTTGGGCGTTGGGAAGAGTCTTGATGTCGGCGGAGAGGGGCTCACCATGGAAAACAAGTGGCTCATCGTCTATGAGAACGAGAGGAAGCGCTGGCGTGAAGAacaagccaaggccaaggctGCAGACAAACGAGCTACGGCAGGAAGTGGTGCAGGTTCAATAGGCTTAAACACCAAGGATACTGGAGAATATTACATACAAAAGTTCATGACCAACACGATCACTCCCAAGGATATCCAGGGGCTTGGTGTTTCGTTGCGCACTATGCCCTTGGCCTGGTTTCACGACTTTATAGACATGCAAGGCATTGCCGTTTTGGCATCCCGCTTGAACTCCTTAAATCGGCCAGCAACACGGAGGTTAGTCTCACAACTATTGGCCCACGATTATAATTAATGCCACATCTAGGACTGAGGTTGAAACCCTACAGGAAATCGAGATTCTCAAATGTCTCAAGACGCTTTTGAACTCCCAGGTATGTTTCATTCGATAGGAAAGTGGATAGTTGATCCTTACTCCACAGCTAGGTTGGTCAACGAGAAGCTATAGCGCAACAGACGACCGTGAATCACTTGGTTACCGTTCTTGCCAGTCCTCATATTCCCTCCAGGAAAGCCGGTCTAGAATTAACGATTGCTCTCATTTACGCCGAGGACCATTCCTATCAATTAGTTCTCACTGCCTTGATGTTCTCAGCAACACTCATAATGACAAGGGACCATTCACGTTCTGGTTCCAGACGACCTTGAATATTCTATTAAGTCGTGGCAGGATGGGAAGTTTGGTGGGGACCAGCAAGGATTTCAAGAAAGCTGTGGGCGCAGATTCGGGGCTGGGAGATTACACAGTGAGCAATCCAATGACATCCATTCGTTTGCGATGCTAATCGTACACCCGCATAGCTTCATACAATCATGACCCTCAATGCGATATTGACTCGAGCTCCGGACCTGAAAACTCGCATATCCCTTCGTACGAACATGGAGATGGCTGGAGTCCAGCAGATCATCGACTTTGCCAAGGAGATGGGCAACGTGACGGACGGAATGATGACCAACTTGAACCAATACCTTGCGTCTTCAGAGGAGGATCAGGCCGAATTAAGGGACCAATTAGGGCGGGAAGTGTTGAGCAATATGCAGGATCCATACGAGCTTTTCAAGACGGTCAACGAGACTATCAGAGAATCCCCGGCCCAGGCGTATTTCTTATCCTGTCTGAAGCACCTGTTGCTTATTCCGCAAGACGACACGGACACTCGCACGAAGTACTATCAGGTTATCGATGGGCTGATTACCGATATCATCCTTGAGCGAAGAGCGTCGTATGCACACGAGTTTGGCGATCCCTGCTATTTCGTTCCAGAAGCTTGCTTCCAGCTTCAGTGAGCAAGAAAGGGCAGAAAAGGCAGAGGCTGAAGTCTCGGAGCTTCGAGGGCAACTTGTTCGATAAAGTATGACAAGGAGAGGCTGGATGAGGAGCTGGGGAAAGGATCTGACGGTTTAGTCGGTGACCTCAAGGCCAAAGTCGCAATACTTGAAGACAAGCTTCGCCAATCGCGTGACAATTCGAACGCGCTCCAAGCTAAACTGGTTGAAGAAGGACGATCGCATCGAGAGAGGATTGAGCAGCTGGAGTTCCAAATCCTCGAGCTATTTAATATGCTCAAGGTCGGTAGAGCGAACATGCTGTCCAGTGCGGGTAACCAAGAGAGCACCGGACGTCGCCAGCTGATTGAACAGTTAACTAAGCAACACGAGCGCAAGAAGACGATTAGCATTCTCGAGGGCCAAAAGAGGAGAAAAAGGGCAGGAGCATTCTTGATGAAGATACGGAGGAGTCGGAAGGTGAAGTCGATCTCAGTTCTGCCGTAAGTGGCGTTACAGGGCGAGCAGCAACCTCGATCCGGAGGAAAAAGTCTCGAATCAATGGGAACGGCGCTGGCGTGCCGGGCCTGATGGTCATTCTCAATTCCAGGATGCAGATAATGAGTACATGGAGAGTGAGCGTTCATTTGATGCTGTGAGTGACTATGGGTATCCCTCACGTATTTGCTGATCTATCTTATAGTATCCAGCGAGAGACCCTGCGACAGTGCGAAGCACCAGACATCGCAATGGTACGGGTGATGCATCCCCTCGTCGTACGGGAGCATCTAGACTTCCTATCGACAGTCCGCGTCAAGGAGATGATCAAGCTCAGGGCGGCTTGATCCGCAAGCGTTCGCTACCTCCGCGATTCCTCGCCGAACTCTCGAACAAACTTGGTAGTCGGACCCCATCTGGAACAACCATTAGAGAAGGGCGTGACGACAGCGAGCATGCATCTCGAGAAAGCGGGTACACTGACGATACTGTTCCAACATCTGCTGATGCACATGGCCAATCTGGAGGGCTTGCTGTTCCTACAGATGGAACCGCCGCTGGAGCTGGGGGCGAAAAACGATCTGGGTCGCCTGGTAAAGGCCTCATTCGCGTAAAGAGCGTACATGTTCCTGGCTCACTGCGATCAACTGGCCGGTCGACTCGTTAGCATGGGTAAACCCGTGCCAGGCAATTCGCTCGACTCGACGGCACAGGGTACTGACGAAGGCGCCGTCGATAGGGAAGAAGAGTC from Rhizoctonia solani chromosome 16, complete sequence includes the following:
- a CDS encoding ubiquinone biosynthesis monooxygenase COQ7 yields the protein MLAIAFPEADYHRPWYLSPSVARAFIPLLQAQTLLHLRTEGLEAALRVDQAGEVAANYIYMGQMAVLGSDRRWAALSNHERAPSSTPSEADDPTPASTSRWEAAMACTEAVETVIGEHYDELDGLKTKHPSIPLLKSVIEEFRDDELEHLDTAVEHHSQRAPAHALLTAVVEAGCKGHPAVLDFSIYSAFALDDFG
- a CDS encoding cytokinesis protein sepA is translated as MDALFGRRKSRPRESSASQSELSERSVRYENTTRDRPPLPVGTMSQALRTSGSSGISAPTQNPGLTSNGTEMNFTRSRRRLDLSEGERPTSPSPSNMSGSSYGYGFESPRRTRDMDATIRAGDRRNTGASAPGSDFGPPMSPPGSSRHGGHRPSSSLTMKSDTSRTSHYNTQQAASTLSSLRQLKSDDGFYMDRPSDDVIQSMFLGVGKSLDVGGEGLTMENKWLIVYENERKRWREEQAKAKAADKRATAGSGAGSIGLNTKDTGEYYIQKFMTNTITPKDIQGLGVSLRTMPLAWFHDFIDMQGIAVLASRLNSLNRPATRRTEVETLQEIEILKCLKTLLNSQVGQREAIAQQTTVNHLVTVLASPHIPSRKAGLELTIALIYAEDHSYQLGPFTFWFQTTLNILLSRGRMGSLVGTSKDFKKAVGADSGLGDYTLHTIMTLNAILTRAPDLKTRISLRTNMEMAGVQQIIDFAKEMGNVTDGMMTNLNQYLASSEEDQAELRDQLGREVLSNMQDPYELFKTVNETIRESPAQAYFLSCLKHLLLIPQDDTDTRTKYYQVIDGLITDIILERRASYAHEFGDPCYFVPEACFQLQATCSIKYDKERLDEELGKGSDGLVGDLKAKVAILEDKLRQSRDNSNALQAKLVEEGRSHRERIEQLEFQILELFNMLKVGRANMLSSAGNQESTGRRQLIEQASSNLDPEEKVSNQWERRWRAGPDGHSQFQDADNEYMESERSFDAYPARDPATVRSTRHRNGTGDASPRRTGASRLPIDSPRQGDDQAQGGLIRKRSLPPRFLAELSNKLGSRTPSGTTIREGRDDSEHASRESGYTDDTVPTSADAHGQSGGLAVPTDGTAAGAGGEKRSGSPGKGLIRVKSVHVPGSLRSTGRVLTKAPSIGKKSRSYREQAGRTQPTSCCTSARHLRHHHHHHLLLLLRRRRHWSPPPPLPPPGAPPPPPPPPPPGAPPPPPPPMPGKQGSIPKRPVYLSAKMPPNAKITASGKDTWGEDYTEKEREWARKLFGDGVWQEMEEDFKAKQLVMNLMARQKRAELKSVLDQQTKKRVEIIIQRVKRLTPEEIATKILQSDREVCTESFLDELKRVLPSPEQVGKLNIYRNATMEELSELHLLIGSWSNSSRLTDLVPNDVCIYGIESEHALTVSSTGCKKVDRGVRESKNAPMFKELMSLVDTKSINNTTLLHFLEKTVSKHFPDMERFMDELQKPEEAYRVNLLEVKKHFGEMRVGLKSIRTELAEHFSDIDSLPPDDQYPKKMWRFLTEATEQLEDLSDAVKQAELKFADTLRFYGEDEKMSSAEFFGIFKTFCTSYRKCQTDNRTAAEEKVVAEKRRQYAEESRLARQKAREEETVRDPQDAAILDTLLERLRNGDTMPRTRKSRRTRPSVHRLPAALTMAGSTTVSEGALSGIGDNAGAMKSDDAIAPAEVVADKAKDMLAELRQAGFGASLPSPNSMGTLPRSSRTGGGSTRRARARAEARASASNLRVHPEEGPVDTNGGLHSASLSETWTTNSLPSTPGLGDGHSPAGGHSRSASLVQPQPGIDTHGADSEVEPDTADVMVNIKSPTELGSVRSSVALPDSAGPMQPPTQR